From one Salvelinus sp. IW2-2015 linkage group LG11, ASM291031v2, whole genome shotgun sequence genomic stretch:
- the abraa gene encoding actin-binding Rho-activating protein, protein MSTSQEDRPFVRAVRKIKCAAMVHSLAKSWQGWANENVVKQETIPSGWMPTSIIDDEEREKQNETKILVKTRVVEADTDSGSLIRTGEVTKSHMPKYSEYSTDLVCSIKDKIQMAPEDANKPFLGNKSPTRRRLGVRAKVHLGSQERKMGSRSSSLDTEDSGLGEEAGLSDNSDQSDLNQLKKQINRPKIRVTTMGDIKSRWQQWSQQHVEGQKLNPFSEEFDYEHAMAQRLQKGDEGYGRPKEGSKTAMRGDRAQKHVYKEMEELCWIVKDMGLKDKNGKSYITFGRLFDRYVKISDKVVGIVLRCRKHKMLDFEGEMLWKGQDDHVVITLRDVKED, encoded by the exons ATGAGTACCAGCCAGGAGGATAGACCCTTTGTTAGGGCTGTGAGGAAGATCAAATGTGCCGCCATGGTCCACAGTCTTGCCAAGAGCTGGCAGGGCTGGGCCAACGAGAACGTGGTCAAACAAGAGACCATACCCTCCGGGTGGATGCCCACCTCCATCATTGATGATGAAGAAAGGGAGAAGCAGAACGAGACAAAAATCCTAGTCAAGACACGTGTGGTCGAGGCGGACACCGACAGCGGCAGTCTGATCCGAACGggtgaggtgaccaagagccaCATGCCAAAGTACAGTGAGTACAGCACTGACCTGGTATGCTCAATCAAGGACAAGATTCAGATGGCACCTGAGGATGCCAACAAGCCCTTCCTGGGCAACAAGTCACCCACCCGGAGACGCCTGGGTGTGAGAGCTAAGGTACATCTGGGTAGTCAGGAGCGGAAGATGGGCTCCCGTAGCAGCAGCCTGGACACAGAGGACAGCGGGTTGGGGGAGGAGGCCGGACTCAGCGACAACAGCGACCAGAGTGACCTGAACCAGCTGAAGAAACAGATCAATAGGCCCAAG ATTAGAGTCACCACCATGGGTGACATCAAGAGCAGGTGGCAGCAGTGGTCCCAGCAGCACGTAGAGGGTCAGAAGCTCAACCCCTTCAGTGAGGAGTTTGACTATGAGCATGCCATGGCCCAGCGGTTGCAGAAGGGTGATGAAGGCTACGGACGCCCCAAAGAGGGATCCAAGACGGCCATGCGTGGCGACCGAGCCCAGAAACATGTGTACAAAGAGATGGAGGAGTTGTGCTGGATCGTCAAGGACATGGGCCTCAAGGACAAGAACGGCAAATCCTACATCACTTTCGGCAGGCTGTTTGACCGCTATGTCAAAATCTCGGACAAAGTGGTGGGCATAGTTTTGCGCTGCCGTAAACACAAAATGCTTGACTTTGAGGGAGAGATGCTGTGGAAAGGCCAGGATGACCATGTCGTCATTACTCTGAGAGATGTGAAAGAAGACTGA